The Triticum aestivum cultivar Chinese Spring chromosome 6D, IWGSC CS RefSeq v2.1, whole genome shotgun sequence genomic sequence CATCTGAAATCTTATATATATATTAGTATCTAAGATCAGCAGGCATTAGTCGATTTGTGTGCCTGGTTAGTGACTCGCGGAGTTGGTCCTGTTAATGCTTTGCCTTGTGATGCGAGGTACTAGCAAGGTGGACGGACAATGAGCAGTAGGCTCTGGCCTTTACAGAGTTTCTTTGTGAAGTCCCTAACTGTGAGTCTTGCTAGTGATCCAACTGTGATAATGCTGCTCACATCTACACTTGCAGCAGAGGCAGACAATGCCTGTATATGCTCTGTTTTACTGCCTAGCTAGAGCCCCAGTTGTATATGCCCAGTTGCTAGTGGTCTAACTGATGTTTCCCTAGTTGGGTCTTTCTTGGAGACAAATCAGAAAAATGTTGTCAGTTTTTGTTTTAACTTCAAAGAGTTTTGTGGCTTGGCTCTTAATCAAAATAGTGTTGTGAGTTTTTGTTTGAACTTCGTTTGACTGGAAAAAATTACTGATCTTTTTGTTAAATGCTTGTCCTATTCTGGATCTGCTAGGAGATTTTTATTGTCCTGCATTACGCTGAAGATATTTTTCAGATCTTGGCCTTGCCGTTCTCGGCACTCGCCCATCAAAGTCAGTTATCCAGGAAAAGCAAAAGATCACTGCAGCCATGGCGACTGCCAACCGGTGACTGCCATGGCGACATTTTGCTTCCGACTGCACCTTGGCGCGTCGGGCTACATGCGCATAAGGAAAATGCTCCTGTCAAAGTCAAAACGTTTGGTTGTGATGTTCGTTTTTTTTTAGCACAGTTTCAGTTCCATACGTTTTGACTTATGAATCAGGCCCTACTTCATGCTCCATTTTCTTGCAGATCACACTCACAATGTTGTGTACTGCACTTGACCTGACCTTGTAGATTACTTTTTTTTTCCTTGTTCATGCAGTCTTCAACATACGTTGAATAGCTCGATTCTGTCTCCATCGCAAAAAAAGAGAGAGGTTCAATTGGCTCATAGTACTACTGTGTATTGGTCAATTAGTTCATTATAACATAGtactgcacaaaaaacaacaatcTAAGAAAAGTGGTTGAATCTCTGTATTGATTAAGTAGTTTGTGAACCTTGCTGTGTTGCTGGTATACGAACTGGAAGAAGCATAATAACATGCTTGTCATGTCAGATATATAAAGGAACAAAAAGTGGTTCCGAGAGTCAAGTTATTTGGTCAATCAATGTTCAAAATAGGATTTATAAATTGACAAGTTTGAAAGAAACATGGGGAGGTGGGGGGCGGGGATAATTTTGAGAAATATAAATTGTGTAAAAGCCACTCCTTGAAATATTACAAGAAAGTGtagtaaaataaaaaatagaaaacttAAAAAATAAGGATATtcatatttttttctttcaaaGTCAGGTATCACAAAATAAAAATTGGAAAGAAAATATTTATGCTTTACCAaatatcatggttttcctaaaaAGCATGGTTTTTAAAAATGAAATTATCTCACAAAAAAAAGAAATTATCTCACGGAAAAAAGTCTTGCCTAAAAAAACTATGGTTTTCCATAGCTACTCTACCGAGGAGAAAATCATGTGACACCTAGATTTTTTCCGAGAAACTTGCACATAGTCATCCGTATTTATAAAAAATCTCCATGGTTTTTTATGAGAATATTGTTTTTCTCTGAGGTACTTAAGAGCAAGAAGACTGGCCTTTTTTTAAGTGTGAGTAAGAACATTGTTTTTTTAGGCAAGACATTTTTTTTGAGGGGTGGCACGAGTAAGAAGATTAGTGATAGGGCTTTTTCTAATTGACAGATTGGGCTGGGCTTGGATGGGCCAGCATTACAAGGTAGGCTAGGCTGCAACCTCTTGTTCGGTCGTTCCTAACTCCACAGTCTCCCACTCTcaggattctcaaaaaaaaaagtctCCCACTCTCAGCTGCGGACGGGAGAAAGCAGGAGCGgagccgccggcgaccaccgccgccCCGTCTCCGGCGATTCGAGGTCTGGCAACCCCTAATCCTTCCTCTCTGTTGAGATGTAGATACATATGTGTATTTCTTGTACAACAAGCCCTACTCCTTCCATGTATAGTTGAGGATGTGACTATCCTTTGTACTTATATATATCGTGCATATTGCACCCGATCAAGATATTGTGAGTTGCATaaccttctacatggtatcagccttCCTCCGATCCTCTACCCTAGCCGCGTCGCCGCCGCTTCCCAGCCGCCGCCGCTAGTCCCCTCGCACGCCCGCGTCGCCGActactcgccgccgccgtgccacctTCCACACAGGCCACACCTGCGTAGCTTCTCCCTGCCGCTGCCGTAGCCTGCTTCCCCACTACTTCCGCTCCCGCCCCGCTCCCGCCTCGCGTCTCGCTCGCCCGCGTGCCCCCACGATCGCCTCTCACCTCGCCCGCCCGCTTCTCTCCCGCCGCTAGCCGCCGAACCACAAACCCTAACCCGCCCCAGCCGCTCCCGCCAGCTTCTCTCCCGCCGCTAGCCGCCGAACCCCTAAACCCTAGCCACTACAAACCCTAACCCGCCCCGGCCGCACCTAACCCTAGCTGCTGCCATGTCGGGATCCAACCTCTCCGACCGGTCTGATGCGTCCACTCCTCCGGTCGTGAAGCCGCCGAATCCCTTCGACTCTTccgccggctcctccgccgccaCTCTTCCCGATCCTGCCTACATCCGTGATGTTCCCATCGAACGTCGCGTTCCGGTCATCCTCTCCCACAAAGAGGCAAATTTTTATGCTTGGAAGACATACTTCAATCTCCTCTTTCGTGAGTATAACCTGCAGGACCACATCGACGGCACCGCCAACCTCTTCGTCCTGAACCGTGACGCCGACTGGCTGGCGATCGACGCCACCATCATCAGGTGGCTCTTCCTCACCGTGTCCaaggacatcttccacaccgtCGTTCGCGACAAGGATAATGCATGCACGGTGTGGAACAAGATcgtcggcctcttcaccgacaacaagctccaACGGATCGTATGTGGTTCACCGCGATGAAGGAGAAATTTGACGCATTGCAATGCAATCACACTTGGCAGCATGTTCCCCGTCCTCCTCGGGCCAACATCATTACCGGGAAGTGGGCATTCAAGCACAAGTTTCATCCGGATGGCACTCTTGACCGACACAAGGCTCGTTGGGTTGTTCGGGGTTTTCGTCAACGAGCAGGTGTTGACTTCACCGACACTTTCGCCCCCGTTGTCAAACCCGGCACGATTCGGACTGTTCTTCAGTTGGCGGTTTCTCGCTCCTGGCCTGTGCACCAGATGGATGTTTccaatgcctttcttcatggtcatcTTGAGGAAcaggtgttctgtcagcagccgACTGGGTTCGTCGATGAGTCTTCTCCGGATCATGTGTGCTTGATCTCTCGGTCCTTGTACGGGCTCAAGCAAGCTCCTCGCgcgtggtaccagcgcatcgcagcGTTTCTCACTCAGCTTGGTTTTCGCTCCACTCGCTCCGATGCTTCATTGTTTGTCTACCACCAGGGTGATGCTACAGCTTTCCTGCTGCTCTATGTCGATGACATCATCTTGACAGCATGCTCGACTGCCCTTCTTCGACAGCTCACTGATCGTCTTCGTGCTGAGTTTGCCATTAAGGACTTAGGTCCTCTGCACTATTTCCTCGAGATCGAGGTTATTCGTCGAGCggatggcttctttcttcatcagcggaaGCATGCTCATGAGCTTCTGGACCGTGCCGGGATGCTTAACTGCAAACCGGCTGCCACACCTGtcgatacgaaggccaagctttctgccacaGATGGTTCTCCTGCTTCAGATGCTCCGTTCTACAGGTCgattgttggtgctcttcagtacctcactctTACTCGTCCGGAGCTCCAGTACGCTGtgcagcaggtgtgcctccatatgcatgctcctcgtgatGCTCACTGGACCGCGGTCAAGCACATTTTGCGCTATATCCGTGGCACCTTGGATCTTGGTTTGTCACTTCAGGCATCATCCTCTCTGGATCTGACGGCTTATTCTGACACCGATTGGGCCGGCTGCCCTGACACGCGCCGCTCGACCTCGGGTTATTGCGTCTACCTTGGACCATCACTCATCTCCTGGTTGTCCAAGCGGCAGCCCGTTGTCTCCCGCTCCAGTGATGAAGCGGAGTACCGCGCCGTTGCCAACGTCGTCGCCAAGTGTTCCTGGCTCCGTCAGCTTCTGCATGAGCTCTTGTCTCCGGTTGACAAGGCCacgattgtctactgtgacaatgtttctgcggtgtacctctccgccaacccggttcatcatcgatgcaccaagcacattgagattgatatccattttgttcgggaacaggtagCTCTTGGTCATGTACGCGTGCTACATGTCCCTACGTCTCAACAATTTGCTGACATCATGACAAAGGGCTTGTCTACCGCGTCTTTCGAGGAGTTCCGATCCAGTCTTTGCGTCGACCAtggtgccgcttcgactgcggggggggggggggggtgttgagatGTAGATACATATGTGTATTTCTTGTACAACAAGCCCTCCTCCTTTCATGTATAGTTGATGACGTGGCTACCctttgtacttatatatacgtgcatatTGCACCCGATCAAGATATCGTGAGTTGCATAACCTTCTACACTCTCCTTCTCCATCTAATCTACTCCCTTCTTCTTTTCTCTTGTTAATTTTTACCTGGTACTAGTAGAAAACCCTAGCCAGATTCGTTGAGTTGCTGTGTGGCAGTGTTGTTCTGAATCTCTCAGACCTCCTCTCTGGCCTGATTTAATAAGGGGAGGTGGAAGGCCATATTCAGTGATTGAATGTCAAGGAATTCCTGTGTATTATCGATTCTTATATTTGAAAAAAGCATACCTTTGAGTAGAGATACCAAAAAAATTTGCGCTGTACTCCGAGCCTCTCACATGGGCTCGTCACAAATAGTAAATCCGGACTGAGTTGAAAATCTTGGAAGTTCAGTTTTTTTTTACCTCAGATGATAGGCGTCAAGTCAACTAACACGATCGTACGTAGTTATATAGTAAGAATCTTTAAAATCTGTCAACAAAGGGTGCCAGTATAAACTAAATATTCTCTTTTGCTGTTCTCCGGTTGTAGTGCTAGTTTGTCTAATAACACTGCATGATTCGGTTTGGATATTTTTTGTATAATTTTACCTATGGGAAATTCAATTTTATTTTGGGGGATCATACAAATTTTGGCCTTTCTGTCAGAGAGTATTAGCAATTTGTTTTACTGAGATGACATTGGTTTTTTCTGCAGGTATTAAGGGTTCAATTCGGCATGGCTAGTTGGTGTGGGGAAGTTCTTCTATTTTTAGTGCGGTCGACGCTCAAAATATCAtgctatgtagtactccctccgttcggaattactcgtccaagaaatgaatgtatctagatgtattttagttgttcGAGTGCGTCGATTTGGAGCTCGGGCTCAGCTGCACCTATAATCTACGTCGTCCGTCCGTGTCTTGGGATGTGAACAATTACAGCTGGTGGGGCCTGTGCGATCCGCGTTAAATGAAGAAAACCCCCGAATACGTAGGAAACAGGAGTGAAGGAGTGGGGCCAGCCCCTCCGGACGGACGTTCTGGGGGCACGGAGTGGGCCGTGGACCAGGAACGTCGGTTTCTTACTAGGCCATGGACCAGGACGTTAGCTCTCGCATTCTGGGTCTGGATCGAATAAGGAGTCCAAAACGAGGTTGGCTTCTGAGCCGTCTGTCGGCCGGCAGGGGCGCACACGTGCGCTGAATAAAACGAAAGAGAACACAAGAAAAACTATCCTCTTACCGTGGTTCCTTCTAGAGGCCCCCCGCCGCCGTGGAAACCCAAAAGGGGGAAGAGTTCGCCACCGCGTGTGCTCTACCGTAAAGCTAGTCACGGATGGTCGCAGAAGGAATGGAGTTCCTACTGGATGCGGTTGACAGGTTCGTGACCTTGCAGATCTAAGCTGAATTTCTAACTGGCTATAGAACTAATCTTATGCCGGACATTCGCCGTTGTCTACTCAGGTTCCCGGTGCGGGAGGAGTTTGCTGACAGTCTTGACAACCCAGATCCGGTCCCGCTCGCGTACCTTCTGGAGAAGGGCAGTGCAAATCAGGAGTTTGGACGGGGAGAAGACCACTCTGGGATTGCTGATATCCTGTGCGACGGTGTGCTAACTGACGCCCAAGGGGGTGCCCATCAACGGCGTGTTGAGTCTCCGACGAGGTCGGCCCAATCGACGGGCAGGGTTAATCCAGAGGCCCCGGGCTGGACCAAAAGGTGAGTCTCAAAACTGCAGCCATTCAGTACATTTCTCTGCTTTCAGCTGTTAGAACAGTAACATGTTAGACAGTGATACGACGTTGGTATGACTCTGCTATATTTTACATAATTAGTAAACTATAATTTGGTACACCTATCGTACTGGAACTGATAAGTAAGCGAGGAAATGAATGTTTCATGAGTATCACCTTCCATGTGATTGTTCTGAAGAAATAACAGCAAAGATGTGCAGTACGTGGGGGTGGAGGGGTAAGAATGAGGGACGGTGTTGCTTGTGCGATATGCTTCCGAATTAATACATAGAAAAATGCTAGTTCATGTTAGGGAGATCCTGTGGACTGATTTTTTGGGCCAACAATTTGTGCTTGCATGGATTTGGAGAGTCGCTATTTGTTTCTGAATTTGTAGACTGGAATACATTGTGTTTTTTTTATCCCTTGCAGGCTTCGTCTTGGAAGTGCGCCACCTGACCGTATGCCATGTCCATCAAGAATGAGCGCTCTAGAGCTGTCGATAAGGAAATATGCTGAGCAACCTGACAAGAGCGTGGTGCGACCTGAGCTAGGGCTTAGTTTCGATTCGCTAGGAGAGGCGTATGATTTCTACAACTTATATTCATGGGAAATTGGATTTGGGATAAGATATGGAAAAAGCAGGCTGAACGCCGAGAGAACAAAAAGCATGCAGGAGATAGTATGCGGTTGCTCGGTGAGTGTCTGTTTGCTTGTATGTATAATAAGAAGCGGCAGTGTACTGGTTGGTGTTCCAACCTGAAGTTGATGAATTTGAATCAGCTTGGGGGGCACTGCTGGACAAGTACAACTTGAGGTCTCATAGCTATATGACACAAATATATGAGACAAGGAAAAAATGGGCAAAGCCATATTTCAGGGGTGTGTTCTGTGCGAAGATGACAAGTACCCAGCAAAGTGAGAGCGCAAACCACATGCTGAAATCTTACATGCCGCCTGCGAGCCGAATGCATGTTTTCGTCCGGCAATACACGAGACTTCAATTTGACCGGGAACGCGACGAAAGCTATGAGGAAAAGAGGACCATGATTGTAAGTAGTTTTCTGCCATTACGAATCTTTTTGCTATGAATTTGCTGCTGCTTGGTAGATTGTGCTCGTGGaatgactaataccgcctggaaaaTTTCCTTGTTGGCAGGGAGGCGCCGTCCGGCGGACTAACCTTGCGATTGAGCGGCATGCCAGCAAAATATATACCAGGAATATGTTTGAGGAATTTGGCCGGCTGCTTTTAGAAGGGACGGCATACAACGTTACTGAAGTTGAGAGGATGAAGAAATACATCACAACACACAATAATGCAGCCAAGAGAGAGAAGTGGAGCAGAGTGGAATATGAGGTGACCATCAACGATGACAAATCAATATTCACGTGCGAGTGTGGTCAGTTTGAACACACAGGGATGCTTTGCTGCCATGCCTTAAGGGTGAGATGGGTCGACATATTGTTGTGCAAGAATTGAGTTAGGGGGGGAGAACATCGGCAATTAACATTTAACATTTGATGCTGTAGGTGATGGAGATTCTACATTTGGACGAGATTCCGAAGCACCATATCCTTAAACGGTGGACAAGAGACGCAAGGGATATACTCCCAGATCACCTGGTTCAGTACCAGAAGGACAAAGCACATAATTTGTCTTTCACATGCAGACACGCGAGGCTATACTTTAAGGCCATGGAGGTAGTGCGAATGGGGGACGCAAGCATGCTATGAGCACATGCATGCTGGCCTGGATTCTCTTCTACGTTCTGGAGCACCTCTGGCGGTCACAAGGGACGGTTTGGCTTTCGAGGATCGTCTCATTCAAAATGGAAATGGCTGTCAGGCTGCGAATGGCGAGCCTGCTTTGGTTGATCATGGAGCTGAACCATGCCACAGTGCTGCGAATTCTGTAAATGCGAATGCCCTGCAGTGCCTCGAGGCGCCAGACAAGCGTAGAGGTGCTGGCAGGCCGACGAACAGTAGGGAGAAGGCCCCGTACGAAGGGCTGAGTAAGAGAACCAGGTTCTGCAGCATTTGCTGCCGTGAGGGCCACGAGAGGAGCACATGCCCAGAGAGAGGGGATGAGCCAAAGAAGCCGCGGAAACCCGGCAGATGCAAGAACTGCGGCATAGAAGGGCATCGGCGGGATACATGTAAGAGGCCTCTTGGGTTTGCCGAGAGCTGAGTTGTGCAATTTTTGGGTTGCATCGGTTGAGGTTACCTGTTTCCTTTGAGGCTAAACATACAGTCTGCACCTGTTGAgcgttgcttgcgcattgcatccaGTTTTCTTTAATAATGTGTGCTGATAAAAAACTTTTTACGACTGAGGAACTTTGTGGCTATATGTAATGATATGAACCTGTATCGCCGATCATGTAAGAATGTTTTATTGCCGTGTGAACATTTGAATTTAACTGCACGTCAGGGTGGCAGAGATATACTAGTAGTGGGCCATCTAATGTCTATCTGTGCCCGGACGACGTTAGCTCAGATAAGATGACGAGCCATCGCTCGTCAATCTGTCCTGCAACGGCGTTGCAGCCAGCCGTGACAATAAATGCAGTTGGTAAACCCGAACGCCAGCCCCATATACGACCAAGAAATACATAAAGACGCACAAATCATGATGCGAACCAACGCTATAGATATCGGGATCATCTGAGCCCGAGCTCAGAAACAGATtatagatacatcctttttttgacaagtaattccaaacggagggagtatgtaggtTCTTCCGCTACGTAAGCTGTGCCATGTGAAGTGGTTGAGGCTGAGATGTCTCCTCTATGTAGTATGTAGGTTGTCCTGCTTTTCTTATGTAGCGTGGCCCATGAAGTGGAACTTGTCGGATTTAGGTGTGCAAACTCTTACTCTTGTATATTCTCTAAGATCAGCAGACATCAGTCAATTTGCGTGCCTGAGTAGTGACTCTGGAATTGGTTCGGCTAATGCTTTGCTCTGTGATGCGAGGTACTAGCTAGTTGGATGGACAAGAAGCAGCAGGCTCTGGCACTTTACAGAGTTTCTTTGTGAAGTCCCCTAACTGTGAGTCTTGCTAGTGATCAAACTGTGGTAATGCTCTGCTCACATCACCACTTGCAGCAGAAGCAGACAATGCTTGTATACCCTGCCCCAGTTGCCTACTTCAACCTTCATTGTTGGGTTGCAACATGACCCTTTAGCACCTCTGATGTTTTCAGTACTTTCAAAAGTATCCCCTGCTTCATGCATATACGCTTTTATATTCCGGTGTCTGGATATTCGCCACCGATAACTTGTCATGGTTATCAACTTTAGTTGGATTTCTGGATTGCAAGGAAAATGCTGACAAATCAAAAAAAATGTTGTCAGTTTTTGTTTGAACTTCAAAGAGTTTTTG encodes the following:
- the LOC123142932 gene encoding uncharacterized protein isoform X3, which encodes MVAEGMEFLLDAVDRFPVREEFADSLDNPDPVPLAYLLEKGSANQEFGRGEDHSGIADILCDGVLTDAQGGAHQRRVESPTRSAQSTGRVNPEAPGWTKRLRLGSAPPDRMPCPSRMSALELSIRKYAEQPDKSVVRPELGLSFDSLGEAYDFYNLYSWEIGFGIRYGKSRLNAERTKSMQEIVCGCSVSVCLLVCIIRSGSVLVGVPT
- the LOC123142932 gene encoding uncharacterized protein isoform X4, with protein sequence MVAEGMEFLLDAVDRFPVREEFADSLDNPDPVPLAYLLEKGSANQEFGRGEDHSGIADILCDGVLTDAQGGAHQRRVESPTRSAQSTGRVNPEAPGWTKRLRLGSAPPDRMPCPSRMSALELSIRKYAEQPDKSVVRPELGLSFDSLGEAYDFYNLYSWEIGFGIRYGKSRLNAERTKSMQEIVCGCSLGGHCWTSTT
- the LOC123142932 gene encoding protein FAR1-RELATED SEQUENCE 5 isoform X1, giving the protein MGNWIWDKIWKKQAERRENKKHAGDSMRLLAWGALLDKYNLRSHSYMTQIYETRKKWAKPYFRGVFCAKMTSTQQSESANHMLKSYMPPASRMHVFVRQYTRLQFDRERDESYEEKRTMIGGAVRRTNLAIERHASKIYTRNMFEEFGRLLLEGTAYNVTEVERMKKYITTHNNAAKREKWSRVEYEVTINDDKSIFTCECGQFEHTGMLCCHALRVMEILHLDEIPKHHILKRWTRDARDILPDHLVQYQKDKAHNLSFTCRHARLYFKAMEVVRMGDASML
- the LOC123142932 gene encoding protein FAR1-RELATED SEQUENCE 5 isoform X2 is translated as MGNWIWDKIWKKQAERRENKKHAGDSMRLLAWGALLDKYNLRSHSYMTQIYETRKKWAKPYFRGVFCAKMTSTQQSESANHMLKSYMPPASRMHVFVRQYTRLQFDRERDESYEEKRTMIGGAVRRTNLAIERHASKIYTRNMFEEFGRLLLEGTAYNVTEVERMKKYITTHNNAAKREKWSRVEYEVTINDDKSIFTCECGQFEHTGMLCCHALRVR